One genomic region from Streptomyces sp. NBC_01304 encodes:
- a CDS encoding response regulator encodes MSTEVSTDDRASILLVDDMEDNLIALEAVLGSLNEPLIRARSGEEAMKALLRQPFALVLLDVRMPGMDGFETAANIKRLDQTKDVPIIFLTGTDADTGYAFRGYATGAADYLTKPFDPWVLRAKVTVFLDLYRKNKELERLLAREQAQFEELSSRLTAIEEHLAAREDDEAEAREMRAHLTRMEEVLTQMRRGPGH; translated from the coding sequence ATGAGCACTGAGGTTTCGACCGACGACCGCGCAAGCATCCTCCTTGTCGACGACATGGAGGACAACTTGATCGCTCTCGAAGCCGTCCTGGGGTCATTGAACGAACCACTGATCCGGGCGCGTTCCGGCGAGGAGGCGATGAAGGCGCTGCTTCGACAGCCCTTCGCGCTGGTCCTCCTGGACGTCCGGATGCCCGGGATGGACGGCTTCGAGACCGCCGCGAACATCAAGCGGCTCGACCAGACCAAGGACGTCCCGATCATCTTCCTGACCGGTACGGACGCCGACACGGGCTATGCCTTCCGCGGCTACGCGACGGGCGCCGCGGACTACCTGACAAAACCTTTCGACCCCTGGGTGCTGCGCGCCAAGGTGACCGTCTTCCTCGATCTGTACCGCAAGAACAAGGAGTTGGAGCGCCTGCTCGCCCGCGAGCAGGCCCAGTTCGAGGAGCTGTCGTCACGTCTCACGGCGATCGAGGAACACCTGGCGGCACGCGAGGACGACGAGGCCGAGGCCCGGGAGATGCGCGCTCATCTGACGCGCATGGAGGAGGTCCTGACACAAATGCGGCGCGGGCCCGGCCACTGA